In Methanobrevibacter oralis, one DNA window encodes the following:
- a CDS encoding dihydrolipoyl dehydrogenase family protein, whose protein sequence is MDKYDVIYIGSGNAAWQGARFLVKEGLKVLIVEEGLYGGTCANRGCNSKALLDAPYELKAAIDNFEGVGKAGNFNVDWPALMKFKQKRIANMAKFLDGKFDEYNIDVANAKGVILDEHTVQVEDKKYYTDKIVICTGLKAIMPNIKGKEYLHDSNDFLDISELPKHTIIIGGGFIAMEFASIIAEAGLEADVIIRSDMALRDFHQPYVQNIIKILEEKNIRFHFNENVKEVIKNDDRISDSQVKVGNVEKGINIDEEFKDPEAKSENKAYEDGFTVVTESGVSLNGDYVIAAIGREANVEDIGLENIALEYTKDGIPVNNHLQTKIPNIYAAGDVADTGLAKLVTVAIHHSKYLIDEILGKAGEITYPVVPAVVYTIPRIATVGVPVYKALESDDYEVFRLQYGRAYSLELKNDTTAEVTVVVDNELNIVGAEIYAADAENIVNMFTFIINKKVTLEELDYMIYAFPSSSSVCLYKLHNIHYDL, encoded by the coding sequence ATGGACAAATATGATGTAATTTATATTGGTAGTGGAAATGCTGCATGGCAAGGTGCTAGGTTTTTGGTAAAAGAAGGTCTTAAAGTATTAATTGTTGAAGAAGGTTTATATGGTGGGACCTGTGCAAATAGGGGTTGTAATTCAAAAGCATTATTAGATGCACCATATGAATTAAAAGCAGCTATTGATAATTTTGAAGGTGTTGGTAAAGCAGGTAATTTCAACGTTGATTGGCCTGCATTAATGAAATTTAAGCAAAAACGTATAGCTAACATGGCTAAATTTTTAGATGGTAAATTTGATGAGTATAATATTGATGTAGCTAATGCTAAAGGTGTAATTCTTGATGAACACACTGTTCAAGTAGAAGATAAAAAATATTATACCGATAAAATAGTAATTTGTACAGGCTTAAAAGCAATCATGCCTAATATTAAAGGAAAAGAATATTTGCATGATAGTAATGATTTTTTAGACATTAGTGAACTTCCTAAACATACTATTATTATAGGTGGAGGATTTATTGCCATGGAATTTGCATCAATAATTGCTGAAGCAGGTCTTGAAGCAGATGTTATTATCCGTTCTGATATGGCATTAAGAGATTTCCATCAACCTTATGTTCAAAACATTATTAAAATACTTGAAGAAAAAAACATTAGATTCCATTTTAATGAAAATGTTAAAGAAGTAATTAAAAACGATGATAGAATTTCTGATTCTCAAGTTAAAGTTGGAAATGTTGAAAAAGGAATAAACATAGATGAAGAATTTAAAGATCCAGAAGCAAAAAGTGAAAATAAAGCTTACGAAGATGGATTTACTGTTGTAACTGAAAGTGGTGTTAGTTTAAATGGAGATTATGTTATTGCAGCTATTGGAAGAGAAGCTAATGTTGAAGATATTGGCCTTGAAAATATCGCTCTTGAATATACAAAAGATGGTATTCCAGTTAATAATCACTTACAAACAAAAATCCCAAATATTTATGCTGCTGGAGATGTTGCTGATACTGGTCTTGCAAAATTGGTAACTGTTGCAATTCATCATTCTAAATATCTTATAGATGAAATTTTAGGCAAAGCTGGTGAAATTACATATCCTGTTGTACCTGCAGTTGTATATACAATACCAAGAATTGCTACTGTTGGTGTTCCAGTTTATAAGGCATTAGAAAGTGATGATTATGAAGTATTTAGACTTCAATATGGTAGAGCATATTCATTAGAACTTAAAAATGACACAACAGCTGAAGTTACGGTTGTTGTCGATAATGAGTTAAATATTGTTGGTGCTGAAATTTATGCTGCTGATGCTGAAAATATTGTTAATATGTTTACTTTTATAATCAATAAAAAAGTCACTTTAGAAGAACTTGATTATATGATTTATGCATTTCCATCTAGTAGCTCAGTATGCTTATATAAATTACATAACATTCATTACGATTTATAA
- the serS gene encoding serine--tRNA ligase, which translates to MLDIKLFRENPEIIKSSEKKRFRDFENVNKVIEYDTLWREGEKRLNFLRSEKNRLSKSFKKAKENGNLDEVISQSKEVANEIKELGPKIQEYLKLRDDYRYKVGNIIDDEVPISDTEDDNVVIRTVGEKPKFDFEPLNHVDLINKIDGADLETAASIAGARFYYLKRDILHLNLALIQFALDELESQGYIPMQTPFFVKGEVAAETSELGEFKETLYKVEGEDMYLIATAEQTLAALHRNEIIKPEDLPIKYCALSTCFRKEAGSHGKDTLGIFRVHQFEKIEQFVYTTPDESKNEHEKLMEVTEGIYKKLGIPYQIIAIVSSALNDNAAIKYDLEAWFPGSKAYRELVSCTNCKDYQARKTKTRFGKAGSGDAKTLHTLNSTAIATERCMCCILENYQQADGCIKIPDVLVPYMDGKTIIESKK; encoded by the coding sequence TTGTTAGATATAAAATTATTCAGAGAAAATCCAGAAATTATTAAAAGCTCTGAAAAGAAAAGATTTAGAGATTTTGAAAATGTGAATAAAGTCATTGAATACGATACTTTATGGAGAGAAGGAGAAAAAAGATTAAACTTTTTAAGATCTGAAAAAAATAGATTATCTAAATCTTTTAAAAAAGCTAAAGAAAACGGAAATTTAGATGAAGTAATTAGTCAATCTAAGGAAGTAGCTAATGAAATTAAAGAATTAGGTCCTAAAATACAAGAATATCTTAAATTAAGGGATGATTATAGATATAAAGTAGGAAACATTATTGATGATGAGGTTCCAATTTCAGACACTGAAGATGATAATGTTGTTATTAGAACGGTTGGAGAAAAACCAAAATTTGATTTTGAACCATTAAATCATGTGGATTTGATTAATAAAATTGATGGTGCTGATTTAGAAACTGCAGCAAGTATTGCAGGAGCTCGTTTTTATTATTTAAAAAGAGATATTTTGCATCTTAATTTAGCCTTAATTCAATTTGCTTTAGATGAACTTGAATCTCAAGGATATATTCCAATGCAAACTCCATTTTTTGTAAAGGGTGAAGTAGCTGCAGAAACATCTGAATTAGGTGAATTTAAAGAAACTTTATACAAAGTTGAAGGTGAAGATATGTATTTAATTGCAACAGCTGAGCAAACACTAGCTGCACTTCACAGAAACGAAATTATAAAACCAGAAGATTTACCAATTAAATATTGTGCTCTTTCAACTTGTTTTAGAAAAGAAGCTGGATCTCATGGAAAAGATACCTTAGGAATTTTCAGAGTTCATCAATTTGAAAAAATCGAACAATTTGTTTATACAACTCCTGATGAATCTAAAAATGAACATGAAAAATTAATGGAAGTTACAGAAGGAATTTATAAAAAGTTAGGGATCCCTTATCAGATTATAGCTATTGTATCTTCTGCATTAAATGATAATGCAGCTATTAAATACGATTTAGAAGCTTGGTTCCCTGGTTCTAAAGCATATCGTGAATTGGTTTCATGTACTAATTGTAAAGATTATCAAGCAAGAAAAACAAAAACACGTTTTGGAAAAGCAGGTTCTGGTGATGCTAAGACATTACATACTCTTAACAGTACTGCAATAGCTACTGAAAGATGTATGTGTTGTATTTTGGAAAATTATCAACAAGCTGATGGTTGTATTAAAATTCCTGATGTGTTAGTTCCATATATGGATGGGAAAACTATAATTGAATCTAAAAAATAA
- a CDS encoding GNAT family N-acetyltransferase, with translation MLISCCGDKSMGMLKLKAIKLEEKKQFIQEIQEAFQKAYIKEYEDWEETILPVEDIEESFNTLGAEAYFAEIDGNRVGGTIIAIDKKTHFNQLHLLYVKTGSQNCGVGKRIWMAIEKLHPETETWETHTPYFDRRNIHFYVNRCGFKIVEFYNQKHKDPHQKRDRLEDMPLEKYCDFFRLEKVMK, from the coding sequence ATGTTAATTAGTTGTTGTGGAGATAAGTCAATGGGCATGTTGAAATTAAAAGCAATTAAATTAGAAGAAAAAAAACAATTTATTCAAGAAATTCAAGAAGCTTTTCAAAAGGCGTATATTAAAGAATATGAGGATTGGGAAGAAACAATTTTACCTGTTGAAGATATTGAGGAATCATTTAATACTTTAGGAGCTGAAGCCTATTTTGCTGAAATTGATGGAAATCGAGTAGGCGGTACAATTATAGCGATTGATAAGAAAACACATTTTAATCAACTTCATCTGCTTTATGTAAAAACAGGTTCACAAAATTGTGGTGTTGGTAAAAGAATTTGGATGGCAATTGAAAAATTACATCCAGAAACAGAGACTTGGGAGACTCATACGCCCTATTTTGATAGAAGGAATATCCACTTTTATGTTAATCGATGTGGTTTTAAAATTGTTGAATTCTATAATCAAAAACATAAAGATCCACATCAAAAAAGGGATAGACTAGAAGATATGCCTTTAGAAAAATATTGTGATTTTTTTAGACTTGAGAAAGTGATGAAATAA
- a CDS encoding arsenate reductase family protein: MLFVQYPKCSTCKKAKKWLDEHNIEYESRHIVEENPKANEIKEWYERSGLPLKRFFNTSGMKYRELKLKDKIPEMSEEEQFDLLSTDGMLVKRPIIVKDNIILVGFKVKEWEEKLL, encoded by the coding sequence ATGTTATTTGTACAGTATCCAAAATGTTCAACATGTAAAAAAGCTAAAAAATGGTTAGATGAACATAATATAGAATATGAATCTAGACATATTGTAGAAGAAAATCCTAAAGCTAATGAAATCAAAGAATGGTATGAAAGAAGTGGTTTGCCTTTAAAAAGGTTTTTCAACACAAGTGGTATGAAATATAGGGAATTAAAATTAAAAGATAAAATTCCAGAAATGTCTGAGGAAGAACAATTTGATTTACTCTCAACAGATGGAATGCTCGTAAAACGCCCAATAATTGTAAAAGATAATATCATATTAGTTGGATTTAAAGTAAAAGAATGGGAAGAAAAACTTTTATAA
- the cfbC gene encoding Ni-sirohydrochlorin a,c-diamide reductive cyclase ATP-dependent reductase subunit gives MIKKIAFYGKGGIGKSTTVANLSAVWACDDLNCLVIGCDPKADTTRTLYGSRIPTVVSTIKNNKNPTREDLVYKGYRDILCVESGGPEPGVGCAGRGVIVAMKRLEKVGIFDEDLDVVVYDVLGDVVCGGFSVPLREKYADEVIIVTSGEYMALYAANNIVRGIKKLKGNLSGIVCNCRNVDNEEKIVNEFARKIGTDVLSTIHRSNLIQQSELDAKTVVEKYPESDEAHEYRTLASNIMNKNSYTTPEPMDDVEFEEFFKSFL, from the coding sequence ATGATTAAAAAAATCGCATTTTATGGAAAGGGTGGAATTGGAAAAAGTACTACAGTAGCTAATTTATCTGCTGTTTGGGCTTGTGATGATTTAAATTGTTTAGTTATAGGTTGTGATCCTAAGGCTGATACTACCCGTACATTATATGGTTCAAGGATTCCAACTGTTGTAAGTACCATTAAAAATAATAAAAACCCTACTCGTGAAGATTTAGTTTATAAAGGTTATAGAGATATTTTATGTGTTGAAAGTGGAGGTCCAGAGCCTGGTGTGGGTTGTGCTGGACGTGGGGTTATTGTAGCTATGAAAAGACTTGAAAAAGTAGGTATTTTTGATGAAGATTTAGACGTTGTTGTTTATGATGTATTAGGTGATGTTGTTTGTGGAGGTTTTTCAGTTCCTTTGCGTGAAAAATACGCTGATGAGGTTATTATTGTTACCTCTGGTGAATATATGGCATTATATGCTGCAAATAATATTGTTCGGGGAATTAAAAAGCTTAAGGGAAATTTAAGTGGTATTGTTTGTAATTGTCGTAATGTTGATAATGAAGAAAAAATTGTTAACGAGTTTGCCAGAAAAATAGGAACTGATGTACTTAGCACAATTCATAGAAGTAATTTGATACAACAATCTGAATTAGATGCAAAAACCGTTGTAGAAAAATATCCGGAATCTGATGAAGCTCATGAATACAGGACTCTAGCTTCAAATATTATGAATAAAAATTCTTACACAACTCCAGAACCAATGGATGATGTTGAATTTGAAGAATTTTTCAAATCATTTTTATAA
- a CDS encoding U32 family peptidase codes for MVKLLAPAGNFISLRSVLESGADEVYFGLDSYNMRANAKNFSINDLAKVSRIAREYDAKTYLCSNIILNENNAIRLKGQLENIASADITGIILSDVGLIRDVRDNGLEAHISVQENVSNSFALKTLKKLGAKRAILSRELSISEIKEITQKSPIETEIFIHGAVCMAISGRCFLSNDLYNRSANCGDCLQPCRKNWTLTFEDDSNDVVSNLSNENEIFMISKSYDDSYRTNFFSPRDMCMIEHIPELIDTGVASFKIEGRSRSADYGATVTEVYRQAIDEYLANPLDYKVNPEWIEKLKSVFNRGFDTAFYFNTPFKTSENNQSKYIKKDIGKIVNYYNKVRVAEIKIWDDLKIGDKLIIQGETTGSITHTIDSMQIDGKPIEIAKKGQNVGVAIPIKLRVNDFVYKLIKRDLND; via the coding sequence ATGGTGAAATTATTAGCTCCAGCCGGGAATTTTATATCACTTCGTTCTGTTTTAGAAAGTGGTGCTGATGAGGTTTACTTTGGTTTAGATTCTTATAATATGAGAGCTAATGCTAAAAATTTTTCAATTAATGATTTAGCAAAAGTATCAAGAATAGCTAGGGAATATGATGCTAAGACCTATTTGTGTAGTAATATAATTTTAAATGAAAATAATGCAATTCGATTGAAAGGTCAACTTGAAAACATAGCTTCTGCAGATATTACAGGAATTATATTGTCAGATGTTGGTTTAATTAGAGATGTTCGAGATAATGGTCTTGAAGCTCATATTAGTGTTCAAGAAAATGTTTCTAACTCATTTGCTTTAAAAACTCTTAAAAAATTAGGTGCTAAAAGGGCAATTTTATCTCGTGAGCTTTCAATATCTGAAATTAAAGAAATCACACAAAAATCTCCAATTGAAACTGAGATTTTTATCCATGGTGCAGTGTGCATGGCAATTTCTGGTAGGTGCTTTCTAAGTAATGATTTATATAATAGGAGTGCTAATTGTGGGGATTGCTTGCAACCTTGTCGTAAAAATTGGACTTTAACTTTTGAAGATGACAGTAATGATGTTGTGAGTAACTTATCCAATGAAAATGAGATTTTCATGATATCTAAAAGTTATGATGATAGTTATAGAACTAATTTTTTTTCACCAAGGGATATGTGTATGATAGAACATATTCCTGAACTTATAGATACTGGTGTTGCTTCTTTTAAAATCGAAGGGAGATCTAGAAGTGCAGATTATGGTGCAACAGTAACTGAAGTATATAGGCAAGCTATTGACGAATATTTAGCTAATCCTTTAGATTATAAAGTAAATCCTGAGTGGATTGAAAAGCTTAAAAGTGTATTTAATAGAGGATTTGACACTGCTTTTTATTTCAATACTCCTTTTAAAACAAGTGAAAATAATCAATCGAAGTATATAAAAAAAGACATTGGAAAAATTGTAAATTATTATAATAAGGTTAGGGTAGCCGAAATTAAAATATGGGATGATTTAAAAATTGGTGATAAACTGATTATACAAGGTGAAACCACAGGTTCTATCACTCACACTATTGATTCAATGCAGATAGATGGAAAGCCTATTGAAATAGCTAAAAAAGGTCAAAATGTAGGAGTAGCTATACCTATAAAACTTCGTGTAAATGATTTTGTTTATAAATTAATCAAGAGAGATTTAAATGATTAA
- the purF gene encoding amidophosphoribosyltransferase: MQGELQDKCGIVGIHSKDTSKDVASFVYYCLYALQHRGQESAGIATFNPTKGLNYYCGMGLITDVFKDYEIHNLQGNIAIGHVRYSTTGQSKLENSQPFVTDFDDGFIAMAHNGDIVNSELLREELLKEGYDFKSDTDSEVICYMLKKEYYYYNKSIIESIEAVCKKLVGSYALTILVNGELYGVRDPMGIKPLAIAKRKDDYILASETVAFDVINANYIRDIKPGEVVYFKNDEINSHMLEIVNNTSLSHCMFEYVYFARPDSTIDGINVYQTRLNIGHELYKLYPIDADVVIPVPDSSIPAAIGYARASGINYGEGLIKNRYVGRTFIMPTQEERELAVRLKLNPIKEAIKGKKIILIDDSVVRGTTSKQLLDLVKEAEPAEIHFLVGCPPVIAPCFYGVAMATKKELIAANYTIEEIREQLDVDTLGYITLESLIKAIGMPKENLCLGCLNECYPTELPDGIEAETYYKP; this comes from the coding sequence ATGCAAGGAGAATTGCAAGATAAGTGCGGTATAGTTGGAATTCACTCAAAGGATACTTCTAAAGATGTCGCATCATTTGTTTATTATTGTTTGTACGCATTACAACATCGTGGTCAGGAATCAGCAGGAATTGCTACTTTTAATCCAACTAAAGGTTTGAATTATTATTGTGGTATGGGGTTAATAACTGATGTTTTTAAGGATTATGAAATCCATAATCTTCAAGGAAATATAGCTATTGGACATGTAAGGTATTCTACAACTGGCCAATCAAAACTTGAAAACTCACAGCCTTTTGTCACAGATTTTGATGATGGATTTATAGCTATGGCTCATAATGGAGACATAGTTAACTCTGAATTATTAAGAGAAGAATTACTTAAAGAAGGTTATGATTTTAAATCTGATACTGATTCTGAAGTAATTTGTTATATGCTTAAAAAAGAGTATTATTATTATAATAAAAGTATTATTGAATCTATTGAAGCTGTTTGTAAAAAATTAGTAGGATCATATGCATTAACTATTCTTGTTAATGGTGAGTTATATGGTGTACGTGATCCTATGGGAATTAAACCACTAGCTATTGCTAAAAGAAAAGATGATTATATTTTAGCTTCTGAAACTGTTGCTTTTGATGTGATTAATGCTAACTATATAAGAGACATTAAACCTGGTGAAGTTGTTTACTTTAAAAATGATGAAATTAATTCGCACATGTTAGAAATAGTTAATAATACTTCACTTTCTCATTGCATGTTTGAATATGTTTATTTTGCAAGGCCTGATAGTACAATTGATGGGATAAATGTTTATCAAACAAGATTAAATATTGGCCATGAATTGTATAAATTATATCCTATTGATGCAGATGTAGTTATACCTGTTCCTGATTCTTCAATTCCTGCAGCTATTGGATATGCTAGAGCTTCTGGAATTAATTATGGAGAAGGTTTAATTAAAAATAGGTATGTTGGAAGAACTTTTATCATGCCTACTCAAGAAGAAAGAGAATTAGCTGTTAGACTGAAATTAAATCCAATTAAAGAAGCGATTAAAGGTAAAAAGATTATTTTAATTGATGATAGTGTTGTTCGTGGAACTACTTCAAAACAATTACTTGATTTAGTTAAAGAAGCAGAACCTGCTGAAATCCATTTTTTAGTTGGATGTCCTCCGGTTATAGCACCATGTTTTTATGGTGTAGCAATGGCAACTAAAAAAGAATTAATTGCTGCTAACTATACTATAGAAGAAATTAGAGAACAATTAGATGTTGATACATTAGGTTACATTACATTAGAATCTCTTATTAAAGCTATCGGGATGCCAAAGGAGAATTTGTGCTTAGGTTGTTTAAATGAATGTTACCCAACTGAACTTCCTGATGGTATTGAAGCAGAAACTTATTATAAACCTTAG
- the galE gene encoding UDP-glucose 4-epimerase GalE, producing the protein MILVTGGAGYIGSHTNKALNSQGYETVVVDNLVKGYENFVKWGKFENYDFGSKDLREVFEKYDIDGVIHFAAFSSVAESMKLPQKYFKNNYKNTLNLLKIMREFNVDKFILSSTAAVYGNPKEVPIKEDLELKPINPYGHSKWITEKALEREAEKGDFNYVSLRYFNAAGCDFDCEIGELHDPETHLIPLILDAASGRRESISIFGNDYNTPDGTCIRDYIHVNDLADAHIKAYEYLCDKNESNIFNLGNGEGYSVREVIDMCKQVTGNNFKVKIDSRREGDPDILIADSSKIKNQLGWQPKYNLEKIVESAWKWHQKIHG; encoded by the coding sequence ATGATTTTAGTTACTGGTGGAGCAGGGTATATTGGTTCTCATACAAACAAAGCTCTTAATAGTCAAGGTTATGAAACTGTTGTTGTAGATAATTTAGTTAAAGGCTATGAAAACTTTGTTAAATGGGGAAAATTTGAAAACTATGATTTTGGAAGTAAAGACTTACGTGAAGTTTTCGAAAAATATGATATTGATGGTGTAATTCACTTTGCTGCTTTTTCATCAGTTGCTGAATCAATGAAATTACCACAAAAATACTTTAAAAATAATTATAAAAATACATTGAACCTTTTAAAAATAATGAGAGAATTTAATGTGGATAAATTTATTTTATCCTCTACAGCTGCAGTTTATGGAAATCCTAAAGAAGTTCCAATTAAAGAAGACCTTGAATTAAAACCAATCAACCCCTATGGACATTCAAAATGGATTACAGAAAAAGCTTTAGAGAGAGAGGCTGAAAAAGGTGACTTTAATTATGTATCATTAAGATACTTTAATGCAGCTGGATGTGATTTTGATTGTGAAATTGGAGAATTACATGATCCTGAAACTCACTTAATTCCATTAATTTTAGATGCAGCTAGTGGAAGGCGTGAGTCTATTTCTATTTTTGGAAATGATTATAATACACCTGATGGAACTTGCATTCGAGATTATATACATGTAAATGATCTTGCAGATGCACATATTAAAGCATATGAGTATTTATGCGATAAAAACGAATCTAATATATTTAACTTAGGAAATGGTGAGGGATATTCTGTTCGTGAAGTAATTGATATGTGTAAACAAGTAACTGGAAATAATTTTAAAGTAAAAATTGATTCTAGAAGAGAAGGAGATCCTGATATTTTAATTGCTGATTCAAGTAAAATTAAAAATCAACTTGGTTGGCAACCTAAATATAATCTTGAAAAAATTGTTGAATCTGCTTGGAAATGGCATCAAAAGATTCATGGGTAA
- a CDS encoding NAD(P)/FAD-dependent oxidoreductase translates to MIEADVIVVGAGPAGSSAAKHAALGGANVILIDKKSEIGSPKRCAEGVSIQGLEKLGIEPNPRWVTQEIEGVRLQAPDGTDVWLTSEEVKLPEAGYILERKVFDKYMAMDAARAGAEIKIKTLVTGIDKIDNGFIVSTESMGKEETYKCKILIAADGPEGHIARWAGLRPAAKAKEMESGVQYEMCNVEFERQGVIEFYFGSVAPGGYVWIFPKGDDIANVGLAILPHLAKKTAIEYLDEFIAKCPYTRNAQAVELNIGGDPVGGMTKKLYDDNIMVCGDAAGQVNPLTGGGIISGMIGGMCAGQVAAQAIKEDCSKKFLKQYDKLAHDELDHEIKRYKKVQEYLLTLSDEELDSIAHAFENESFEKISTTEIVRKLIKISPKALLKLGKFI, encoded by the coding sequence ATGATAGAAGCTGATGTTATAGTTGTTGGTGCAGGACCTGCTGGTTCATCTGCAGCAAAACATGCTGCTTTAGGTGGAGCAAATGTTATTTTAATAGATAAAAAATCAGAAATTGGTTCTCCAAAAAGATGTGCAGAAGGAGTTTCAATTCAAGGGCTTGAAAAGCTAGGAATTGAACCTAATCCACGTTGGGTTACTCAAGAAATTGAAGGTGTAAGACTCCAAGCACCTGATGGAACTGATGTATGGTTAACTAGTGAAGAAGTTAAGTTACCTGAGGCAGGATACATTTTAGAGAGAAAAGTATTTGATAAGTACATGGCAATGGATGCTGCAAGAGCTGGTGCTGAGATAAAAATTAAAACCTTAGTTACAGGTATTGACAAAATTGATAATGGTTTTATTGTTTCTACAGAATCTATGGGAAAAGAAGAAACCTATAAATGTAAAATATTAATTGCTGCCGATGGTCCTGAAGGTCATATTGCAAGATGGGCAGGTCTTAGACCAGCTGCTAAAGCTAAAGAAATGGAATCTGGTGTCCAATATGAAATGTGTAATGTGGAATTTGAAAGACAAGGGGTTATTGAATTCTACTTTGGAAGTGTTGCACCAGGAGGATACGTATGGATTTTCCCTAAAGGTGATGATATTGCTAATGTTGGTTTAGCAATTCTTCCTCACTTAGCTAAAAAAACAGCTATTGAATACTTAGATGAATTCATAGCTAAATGCCCATATACTAGAAATGCTCAGGCAGTTGAATTAAATATTGGTGGAGATCCTGTTGGTGGAATGACCAAAAAACTTTATGATGATAATATTATGGTTTGTGGAGATGCAGCAGGCCAAGTAAACCCATTAACTGGTGGAGGTATAATCAGTGGCATGATTGGTGGAATGTGTGCTGGTCAAGTAGCAGCACAAGCTATTAAAGAGGATTGTTCTAAAAAATTCTTAAAACAATATGATAAATTAGCACATGATGAGCTTGATCATGAAATAAAAAGATATAAAAAAGTTCAAGAATACCTGTTAACATTATCTGATGAAGAATTAGATAGTATTGCTCATGCTTTTGAAAATGAAAGCTTTGAGAAGATTTCAACTACTGAAATTGTTAGAAAACTAATTAAAATATCTCCAAAAGCATTACTTAAATTAGGTAAATTTATTTAA
- a CDS encoding 4Fe-4S binding protein: protein MIVKDWCSFCGECAGVCPRNLIQVREYNLVFNDDECRDCDTCIKACPINALEKED from the coding sequence ATGATAGTAAAAGATTGGTGCTCATTCTGTGGAGAATGTGCTGGTGTATGTCCAAGAAATTTAATTCAAGTTAGGGAATATAATTTGGTTTTTAATGATGATGAATGTAGAGATTGTGATACATGTATAAAAGCATGTCCAATAAATGCATTAGAAAAAGAGGATTGA
- a CDS encoding universal stress protein — translation MFDIIAVPVDGSKYGDVASDIAIEIAQKFNSKIAAVHVLEEFSFNSFDSQEDSGDEILAKITKKANDVGVEVVEHLLTADALRDMKFIIQQTNADLVVIHAFGSDNNRFVSFDNNKIGENQIGSVSERLLRTCDVPVLLVR, via the coding sequence ATGTTTGATATTATTGCAGTTCCTGTTGATGGATCAAAATATGGTGATGTAGCTAGTGATATAGCTATTGAAATAGCTCAAAAGTTTAATTCTAAAATAGCTGCAGTTCATGTTTTAGAAGAATTTTCCTTTAACAGTTTTGATTCTCAAGAAGACTCTGGAGATGAAATTTTAGCTAAAATTACTAAAAAAGCTAATGATGTAGGTGTTGAAGTGGTGGAGCATTTACTCACTGCTGATGCATTAAGAGATATGAAATTTATAATTCAGCAAACTAATGCAGATTTAGTTGTAATTCATGCATTTGGTTCTGATAATAATAGATTTGTTTCTTTTGACAATAATAAAATTGGTGAAAATCAAATAGGTTCTGTTTCTGAAAGATTACTTAGAACTTGTGATGTTCCAGTTTTGTTAGTTAGATAG